CTGGCTGGGCGAGCTCACCTCTTCCTGGTTCACCTCGACGATCACGTCGCCGGGCCTCAAGCCCTTGTCGGCGGCGTTGCCGGTATCCTCAACCGACGTGATCACGACACCCTTCACTTCGGCGCCGATGTCGTACTGATCGCGCAGCTCGGGCGTCAGCGCTGCAAGCGCCACACCCAGGGATTCGATCTTCTGTTCCTTGATGGCGGGTGCGGGCTTGTCCTTTTCCTTCTCCTGGACGGACGCCTGCTGCTCCGTCTCCTCGAGCTCGCCCACCTTCGCGGTGACCGATACGCGCTTGCCTTTGCGCCACACTTCGACGGGCACCTCCTTGCCGATATCGGTCTCCGCGACGATGCGCGGCAGGTGCTGCATGTCCATGACATCCTTGCCGTCGAATTTCAGGATGATGTCACCCGCCTGGATGCCGGCTGCCTCGGCCGGTCCGTTCGGCGTAACGCTCGCCACGAGTGCGCCCGACGCCTTGGAGAGGCCCATGCTGTCCGCGATCTCGTCCGTCACGGTCTGGATCTTGACGCCGAGCCAGCCGCGCTTGGTTTTGCCGTATTTGCGCAGCTGTTCGATGACGGGCTTCGCGAGCGAGGCCGGGATGGCGAAGCCGATGCCCACGCTGCCGCCCGTCGGCGAATAGATGGCGCTGTTGATGCCGATCACCTGACCGTCGAGATTGAACATGGGTCCGCCGGAATTGCCCTTGTTGATTGCGGCGTCGGTCTGAAGGAAATCGTCATAAGGGCCCGAGTTCAACTGGCGTGCGCGCGCGGAGATGATGCCGGATGTCACGGTGCCGCCGAGCCCGAAGGGGTTGCCGATCGCAACGATCCAGTCGCCCACCCGGATCTTGTCGGAGTCGCCGAATTTCACGAAGGGCAGCGGTTTCGGCGGATCGACCTTCAGCAGTGCGAGATCGGTCTTCGAGTCGCGTCCAACCAGCTTTGCCTTGAGGTTGGTCTTGGCGTCGTCCTCGAGAATGACCGTGATTTCATCCGCGTCCGCGATGACATGGTTGTTAGTCACGATGTAGCCGGTCGGGTCGACGATGAAGCCGGACCCGAGCGAGGTCACCTTGCGCGAGCGTTCCTGTTTCTGCTGCTTGTCGAAGAAGTCCTTGAAAAATTCTTCGAATGGCGACCCAGGCGGGAACTGCGGAATCTCGACACCGGGCTTTTGGCCCTTGATCGTTTGGGTCGTGGATATGTTGACGACGGCCGGCAGAAGCTTTTCGACGAGGTCCGCAAAGCTCTCGGACGCGATTTTCGCCTCGGCACCGCCCGCTGGCGCGAGTGCCAGGAAAGCAGCCACGATCACCAGCCAAAGGCTCGCCCGACCGATTGCGGGCCTCCGCCCGACACCCGCAGCGCCAAGAGCCAAGCCGTCATTCCCTAATGTCACCGATCTCTCCGTTGTGCTAGGCCGATCTTTCTCGGCCGGGCCGACATGGCCCCAATATGATCCGATTACCCGCGTTGGGAAAGTACTAGACGGGTCCGAAACGTCGTTCAAGCATGGATAACGCCGTCATCCCCGCACGAGCCATACGATCACCAGACCGCACGCCGCCGCTGCGAGGCCGACGCGTCTGATCACGCTCGAAGGCTGTGCGCCGAACAGCAGCATGGTCCGCTTCATACGATCCGGGAATAGTGCGGAAATCACGCCTTCGAGTACGAACACCAAACCGAGAGCGCTCAAAAAATCATACACCTAATCGCTCCGCCAGCGGCAAATCCGCGACCTGTGGCGACACCCGCGAAAGTCCCACCGAAGTGCCGTCACGGCTTCGCAACGGCCTTGGTGTCGCTTGCACCGTTTTCCGAACCGAAATAGCGGAAGAAGTCGTTGTCAGGACCGCCGACAAAGGTCGTCGTCTCTTTCGGCAGCGCCACGGTCATGGCTTGCATCGAGCGCCAGAAATCGAAGAATTTCGGGTCCTTGCCGTAGGCCTCGTTATAAATGCGCTGCGCCTCCGCATCGCCTTGGCCTTGCGTGATCTCGGCTTGCTTTCGCGCCTCCGCGATGATGACCCGCTCCTGCAAATCGGCATCGGCGTGGATACGGCGCGACTCCTTGTCGCCTTCCGCGCGAATCTTGCGGGCCTCCTGGCCGCGTTGCGTCTGCATTCGGCTGACGACCGAGGATATGAGTTCGCGCGGGAAATTCACCGTCTTCAGTCGAACGTCGACCACGGTGATACCGTAGTTCTCGGCATTGCTCCGAACGATCTCGGTGATCTGCTTGATGACGGCCGCACGCTCCGGGGTCAGCATCGTCAAAAGCGGCACCTTGCTGATCTCGTTCTGGACCGCCGAATTGATGATCACGCGAAAGCGCTCCTCGAAGCCGCGCTCGTTGTTGGCCAACTGGAAGAATCGAAGAGGATTGACGATCCGGTAGCGCGCGAACGCGTCGACCAACAGAGGTTTCTGGTCGGTTGTCGGAAC
The Alphaproteobacteria bacterium genome window above contains:
- a CDS encoding DUF2065 domain-containing protein → MYDFLSALGLVFVLEGVISALFPDRMKRTMLLFGAQPSSVIRRVGLAAAACGLVIVWLVRG
- a CDS encoding DegQ family serine endoprotease translates to MTLGNDGLALGAAGVGRRPAIGRASLWLVIVAAFLALAPAGGAEAKIASESFADLVEKLLPAVVNISTTQTIKGQKPGVEIPQFPPGSPFEEFFKDFFDKQQKQERSRKVTSLGSGFIVDPTGYIVTNNHVIADADEITVILEDDAKTNLKAKLVGRDSKTDLALLKVDPPKPLPFVKFGDSDKIRVGDWIVAIGNPFGLGGTVTSGIISARARQLNSGPYDDFLQTDAAINKGNSGGPMFNLDGQVIGINSAIYSPTGGSVGIGFAIPASLAKPVIEQLRKYGKTKRGWLGVKIQTVTDEIADSMGLSKASGALVASVTPNGPAEAAGIQAGDIILKFDGKDVMDMQHLPRIVAETDIGKEVPVEVWRKGKRVSVTAKVGELEETEQQASVQEKEKDKPAPAIKEQKIESLGVALAALTPELRDQYDIGAEVKGVVITSVEDTGNAADKGLRPGDVIVEVNQEEVSSPSQAADKIDQAKKAKRKSVLLLVERAGDLRFVAVPITSG
- a CDS encoding protease modulator HflC, producing MSRGGLLGAAIAVLVVLIVLNSAVFTVQQAEQALVLRFGEVVRQVDQPGLHFKLPIVENVAYFDKRLLDFDAESQRVPTTDQKPLLVDAFARYRIVNPLRFFQLANNERGFEERFRVIINSAVQNEISKVPLLTMLTPERAAVIKQITEIVRSNAENYGITVVDVRLKTVNFPRELISSVVSRMQTQRGQEARKIRAEGDKESRRIHADADLQERVIIAEARKQAEITQGQGDAEAQRIYNEAYGKDPKFFDFWRSMQAMTVALPKETTTFVGGPDNDFFRYFGSENGASDTKAVAKP